The proteins below are encoded in one region of Sulfolobus islandicus Y.N.15.51:
- a CDS encoding DUF7343 domain-containing protein, translating into MSSKDKVISILKEKGSVPQSELGKLSGLSKSRLSEVLSELEKEGVVKRRKVLGKNLEVSLSQDRFLRLGIIRAAEYPFIIPFIKNLENRGYNVTVKIYENGVDLTRDLVEGKLDLGLSPIITQMIFSTIYRNIRIIGGGAKGGGGIIGKTCNRIASTVMSSMEIWAFSEFKNIEIIPSYSSYQMLDFLEKGIVDGIAIWEPFLSILERKGHKVHRFTPLHCCTLAVRDTMDWERIKNIYEESFSWFKSSMDRWISSYSNLLNIDYNILKEASKNYEFDYYLDLNEFKNALKNSGIFIPI; encoded by the coding sequence ATGAGTAGTAAAGATAAAGTTATATCTATCTTGAAGGAAAAAGGTTCTGTTCCTCAAAGTGAACTAGGGAAACTTTCTGGATTATCGAAGAGTAGATTATCTGAAGTCTTATCCGAACTTGAGAAAGAAGGTGTAGTAAAGAGAAGAAAGGTTTTAGGAAAAAACCTAGAGGTGAGCTTATCTCAAGATAGATTCTTAAGGTTAGGGATTATAAGAGCTGCAGAGTATCCGTTCATAATTCCATTTATCAAAAACTTAGAGAATAGAGGATACAACGTTACTGTTAAAATTTATGAAAATGGGGTTGATTTGACTAGGGACTTAGTTGAAGGCAAGTTAGATTTAGGTTTATCCCCGATAATAACGCAAATGATATTTTCAACAATATATCGTAATATAAGAATTATTGGGGGAGGTGCTAAAGGTGGAGGTGGAATTATAGGCAAAACGTGCAACAGAATTGCATCAACTGTGATGTCAAGTATGGAAATATGGGCATTTAGTGAATTCAAGAATATTGAGATCATTCCATCTTATAGTTCGTATCAAATGTTGGACTTTCTTGAAAAAGGAATAGTTGATGGTATAGCAATCTGGGAACCCTTTTTGTCAATTTTAGAGAGGAAGGGACATAAAGTGCATAGATTTACACCATTGCATTGTTGTACATTAGCAGTAAGGGATACTATGGATTGGGAGAGAATAAAGAATATTTATGAGGAGTCGTTTAGCTGGTTTAAGTCTTCTATGGATAGGTGGATTTCAAGTTATTCAAACTTACTTAATATTGATTACAATATTCTAAAAGAAGCATCAAAAAATTATGAATTCGACTATTACCTAGACCTTAATGAGTTTAAAAATGCGTTAAAAAATTCTGGAATTTTTATACCAATTTAA
- the glnA gene encoding type I glutamate--ammonia ligase encodes MPSTAEDVLKFLKENNIKWVDLQFTDVPGRLHHITIPASDFDLESLKTGFGKLDGSSIRGFTSIYESDMVLLPVPETMTLVPWSPGVARVLCKVFWGGGKGRFERDPRFIAEEAEKYQAEQGYTSFYGPELEFFMFDKVKLDVSTPQSGTGYKIHAREAPWSDSGTFVIRFKEGYYPAPPVDQLMDVRLEIVDTLVKYFGYTIEATHHEVATAGQGEIDFRFSTLVDTADKVQTLKYVAKNVAAKHGLVVTFMPKPIYGDNGTGMHTHLSLWTKDGKKNLMYDPNEEYAEISQFGRYVIGGLLTHARALSAIVSPTVNSYRRLIPGFEAPIYIAWSKGNRSAVVRVPAYYKGMEKAKRIEYRPPDPSTNPYLAFAALLMAALDGVNKKIDPGDPVDENIYHLTPEKRRQLGIKELPRSLNEALDELESDKEFLKPVFNSSLLDTYIDLKRDEARSLQGYPHPMELYYYLDS; translated from the coding sequence ATGCCAAGTACTGCAGAAGATGTACTCAAATTCCTAAAGGAAAATAACATAAAATGGGTAGATCTACAATTTACAGATGTCCCTGGTAGACTACATCATATTACAATTCCTGCTAGTGATTTTGATTTAGAATCTCTAAAAACAGGTTTCGGTAAATTAGATGGAAGCAGTATAAGAGGATTTACTAGTATTTATGAAAGCGATATGGTGCTATTACCAGTACCAGAAACCATGACACTAGTTCCTTGGTCTCCTGGAGTAGCTAGAGTATTATGCAAAGTTTTCTGGGGAGGAGGAAAGGGAAGATTTGAAAGGGATCCTAGATTCATAGCAGAGGAAGCTGAGAAATATCAAGCAGAACAAGGTTACACTTCTTTCTATGGTCCAGAATTGGAATTCTTCATGTTTGATAAGGTAAAATTAGACGTAAGTACTCCACAGTCCGGAACTGGATACAAAATTCATGCAAGAGAGGCTCCATGGAGCGATAGTGGAACCTTTGTAATAAGATTTAAGGAAGGATATTACCCTGCACCACCAGTTGATCAACTAATGGATGTAAGATTAGAGATCGTTGATACTTTAGTTAAATACTTTGGATATACCATAGAAGCTACACATCATGAAGTTGCAACTGCAGGACAAGGAGAAATAGATTTCAGATTCTCCACTCTTGTAGATACTGCAGATAAGGTTCAAACTTTGAAGTATGTAGCCAAAAACGTTGCTGCAAAACACGGATTGGTAGTAACTTTCATGCCAAAACCTATTTATGGTGATAATGGAACGGGTATGCATACGCACCTTAGTTTATGGACTAAGGATGGAAAGAAGAATTTAATGTATGATCCTAATGAAGAATATGCAGAGATAAGCCAGTTTGGAAGATATGTAATCGGAGGTCTTTTAACACATGCTAGAGCTTTATCAGCAATAGTGTCTCCTACTGTAAATAGTTATAGAAGGTTGATACCAGGATTTGAAGCTCCTATTTACATTGCATGGAGCAAGGGAAACAGAAGTGCTGTAGTTAGAGTTCCAGCATATTACAAAGGAATGGAGAAGGCTAAGAGAATAGAGTATAGACCTCCAGATCCTTCCACTAATCCATATTTAGCATTTGCTGCATTGCTAATGGCTGCATTGGATGGTGTGAACAAGAAAATAGATCCAGGAGATCCGGTGGATGAGAACATATATCATCTAACTCCAGAGAAGAGAAGACAATTAGGAATAAAAGAACTACCTAGATCATTAAATGAAGCTTTGGATGAGTTGGAAAGTGATAAAGAGTTCTTAAAGCCAGTATTTAATTCGTCATTGTTAGATACTTACATAGACCTAAAGAGAGATGAAGCACGAAGCTTGCAAGGCTATCCACACCCTATGGAGTTATACTATTACCTAGATTCTTAA
- a CDS encoding ATP-binding cassette domain-containing protein, whose amino-acid sequence MIEVYVKKRLQAFLLNVNFSEKGIIAITGKNGSGKSTLLNVIAGILKPDEGYVKLNNIDITNLPINKRNIVLVTPESYIPTLDLKKHLTWGAKLKGRKVDDKEIMELAKLLGVPDENKKVGNLSLGNKEKVSLVTAILTKPNLILVDEGFSNISEKEHFINIYVDLCKKNQIELIYVTQDTEDAKFSDHHYVMNNGSLHKVF is encoded by the coding sequence ATGATTGAGGTATATGTAAAAAAGAGATTACAGGCTTTTTTGTTAAATGTTAACTTTTCTGAAAAAGGTATAATTGCAATTACTGGTAAAAATGGTAGTGGGAAAAGCACATTATTAAACGTGATAGCCGGAATTTTAAAACCAGACGAAGGGTATGTTAAATTAAATAACATAGATATTACAAATTTACCCATTAATAAGAGAAACATTGTATTAGTAACTCCAGAAAGTTATATTCCCACATTGGACTTAAAGAAACATCTGACATGGGGAGCTAAACTAAAGGGAAGAAAAGTAGATGATAAAGAAATAATGGAGTTAGCTAAATTACTCGGAGTTCCAGATGAGAATAAAAAAGTAGGTAATTTGAGCTTAGGAAATAAAGAGAAAGTGTCATTAGTTACAGCTATTTTAACAAAACCTAATCTAATTTTGGTTGATGAAGGATTCAGCAATATCTCAGAAAAGGAACATTTTATTAATATTTATGTGGATTTATGTAAAAAGAATCAAATAGAACTAATTTATGTTACTCAAGATACTGAGGATGCAAAATTTTCCGATCATCATTACGTGATGAATAATGGCTCTCTACATAAAGTTTTTTAA
- the trxA gene encoding thioredoxin, which yields MSEIDSLIREVAERLQKKAEEYGKKKEDATLVLTEENFDEVIRNNKLVLVDCWAEWCAPCHLYEPIYKKVAEKYKGKAVFGRLNVDENQKIADKYSVLNIPTTLIFVNGQLVDSLVGAVDEDTLESTINKYLE from the coding sequence TTGAGCGAAATTGATTCATTAATTAGGGAAGTTGCTGAAAGGTTGCAAAAGAAGGCTGAGGAGTATGGTAAAAAGAAGGAGGATGCTACCTTAGTCTTAACTGAAGAGAACTTCGATGAAGTAATTAGAAATAATAAGTTAGTTTTAGTAGATTGCTGGGCAGAATGGTGCGCTCCATGCCACCTTTATGAACCAATTTACAAAAAAGTTGCTGAAAAGTATAAAGGTAAAGCAGTTTTTGGAAGATTAAATGTTGATGAGAATCAAAAGATTGCAGATAAGTATAGTGTACTTAACATACCTACTACGTTAATTTTCGTTAATGGTCAATTAGTTGACTCTTTAGTTGGGGCTGTTGATGAAGATACTTTAGAGAGTACTATAAATAAATACTTAGAATGA
- a CDS encoding class I adenylate-forming enzyme family protein has translation MIKKETVSLATLLYKWYKETPSKTFLIDKNQSITYEQAAREVAYVASNISPGDTVVHVMTNSLQSVINYLAIYWAGGKVVAVDPLTSAEDLKFILDDSNPDLIITDEEIHKREYDVLKSYKVIVNKKGKDIFTKPYEYREDEVGLIYYYAGIAGRTMQVLHSASRVELNSATLYNSINLKEIRGILTVPIAHVLGNSVLGVTLEAGGTLYVMGKFNVNEAIESINKYNINYLSTVPTVYDYLNNEEKRKLDSLELCVSSAAPLFPSTVNTFKSKYGKDIVQQYGFTEGLIITFQPKELAGVISIGKPLPGVEIKIVDNEGKENNEGELWVKAPWLMLGYKDREETARAFNEGWLRTGDLVRIDEKGLLYFRGIKKRMLKFKGYPIFPRDLEEILKTHPLVEDVKVIGEDAGNLGQQPIALVKVKELKTGIEDELLNYVNSRVAFYKRLKKVYVVDRIERN, from the coding sequence GTGATAAAAAAGGAAACTGTGAGTCTAGCAACGTTACTTTATAAGTGGTATAAAGAAACTCCTTCAAAAACCTTTTTAATTGATAAAAATCAGTCAATTACTTACGAACAAGCTGCAAGAGAGGTAGCATATGTTGCTTCCAATATCTCACCTGGAGATACTGTAGTTCATGTGATGACTAATTCCCTTCAGTCAGTAATTAACTATTTGGCAATATATTGGGCTGGGGGAAAGGTAGTTGCGGTTGATCCATTAACTTCAGCAGAAGATTTAAAGTTCATTTTGGATGACTCAAATCCTGATCTAATAATAACCGACGAGGAAATACATAAGAGAGAATACGATGTTCTCAAATCGTATAAGGTTATAGTCAATAAGAAGGGAAAAGACATTTTTACAAAACCATACGAGTATAGAGAAGACGAGGTAGGCCTAATTTACTATTATGCTGGAATAGCAGGAAGGACGATGCAAGTATTGCATAGTGCCAGTAGGGTTGAACTTAATTCTGCAACGCTTTACAATTCGATTAACCTTAAAGAGATTAGGGGAATACTAACAGTCCCTATAGCTCACGTCTTAGGAAATAGCGTGTTAGGTGTTACCTTGGAAGCTGGAGGAACGCTATATGTTATGGGTAAGTTTAACGTCAATGAAGCCATTGAAAGTATAAATAAATATAACATTAACTACCTATCAACTGTTCCAACTGTTTACGATTACTTGAATAACGAGGAAAAAAGGAAATTAGATAGTTTAGAATTATGTGTAAGCTCTGCTGCTCCGTTGTTTCCATCAACCGTAAACACCTTTAAGAGTAAGTACGGAAAAGATATTGTTCAACAGTATGGTTTTACTGAAGGTTTAATTATAACTTTCCAGCCCAAGGAACTGGCTGGTGTAATTTCAATAGGAAAACCCTTGCCGGGCGTTGAAATAAAGATAGTAGATAACGAGGGGAAGGAGAATAATGAAGGGGAGTTATGGGTTAAGGCTCCTTGGCTAATGTTAGGATATAAGGATAGAGAGGAGACAGCTCGAGCGTTTAATGAGGGATGGCTAAGAACGGGTGATTTAGTTAGGATTGATGAAAAGGGCCTATTGTATTTTAGAGGAATTAAAAAGAGGATGCTAAAATTTAAGGGATATCCGATATTTCCGAGAGATTTAGAGGAAATCTTGAAGACTCATCCACTGGTGGAAGACGTGAAAGTTATAGGAGAAGACGCTGGAAATCTAGGACAACAACCTATTGCCTTGGTTAAGGTAAAGGAGCTCAAGACTGGGATTGAAGATGAATTACTTAATTATGTAAATTCTAGGGTAGCTTTTTATAAGAGATTGAAGAAAGTTTATGTGGTAGATAGGATTGAGCGAAATTGA
- a CDS encoding beta-ribofuranosylaminobenzene 5'-phosphate synthase family protein, with the protein MIKIIGLSRIHITLFDLEGKYGRIDGGVGVALKYPRIVVRSGNCFKPEVSLPFEVPKMCIEEDFEEHIGLGHTTQYLLSVAKLSAEYNFKRLSSYELAKLVKRGGTSGVGVYAFDYGGFIVDGGHSTKVKRELLPSDFSSAPPPPLIARLNFPWYIYVNVLKGGRRIFGKDEIKAFKEAKLEGLDTLARVVLMELIPSVAEKDLEGTLDAISLIQNLGFKKVEVSLQADEVKKLMNDMAKIGFPAGLSSFGPAVYTFVSSKREGEELISRFDGFISEPNNEGAKVFWSTINS; encoded by the coding sequence ATGATAAAGATTATTGGGCTTTCACGCATTCACATTACGTTGTTTGACCTTGAGGGGAAATACGGCAGAATTGATGGTGGGGTAGGAGTCGCCTTAAAATATCCTAGGATAGTGGTTAGGAGTGGCAATTGTTTCAAGCCTGAAGTCTCTTTACCCTTTGAGGTCCCTAAAATGTGTATAGAGGAGGACTTTGAAGAGCATATAGGACTTGGTCATACTACACAATATCTGTTATCAGTAGCTAAGCTATCCGCTGAGTATAATTTTAAGAGACTCAGCTCATATGAACTAGCCAAATTGGTAAAACGAGGTGGAACATCCGGAGTCGGAGTTTACGCCTTCGATTATGGGGGTTTTATAGTAGATGGTGGGCATTCCACTAAAGTAAAAAGGGAGCTACTGCCATCGGATTTCTCCTCTGCTCCTCCTCCCCCATTAATAGCTAGGCTAAATTTTCCCTGGTATATTTACGTTAATGTACTTAAGGGTGGTAGAAGAATATTTGGTAAGGATGAGATTAAGGCATTTAAGGAGGCTAAACTGGAGGGATTAGACACTTTAGCGAGAGTAGTCTTAATGGAGTTAATTCCATCAGTTGCAGAAAAAGATTTAGAAGGGACACTAGATGCGATCTCGTTAATACAAAATTTGGGATTTAAGAAAGTTGAGGTCTCTTTGCAAGCTGATGAGGTCAAAAAACTTATGAATGATATGGCTAAAATTGGTTTTCCTGCGGGCCTTTCCTCCTTTGGCCCTGCTGTCTATACATTCGTTAGCTCTAAAAGGGAGGGTGAGGAGTTAATTTCAAGATTTGATGGGTTTATATCTGAACCAAATAATGAGGGTGCTAAGGTATTCTGGAGTACGATAAATTCGTAA
- a CDS encoding RsmB/NOP family class I SAM-dependent RNA methyltransferase, producing MKEVYGEYLNDFLDAIRKPNPRLYVRVNTLKTSVESILEKLPHFKLDEDFKEAIYTEIKGPNEINIRQNKVIVDKKTAESVMLGANVYKPGLKRVVINDPKDKMVTVYSDHEIPVAEGKYYGTNTDLIVEVTNSLYTSPKLADLSELKNGLIYVQGKASMYVAHLLDPQPNEKIVDMTAYAGGKLTHIYQLEPRVKLIGFDHTEKKVEKLRDLVNKMGMRIEIYKADSRYLYEDYNIRDVDKVIIDPPCSALGIRPKLYDKKTEQDILNFHKYQKQFLNSAYKILKKNGVVIYSTCTVTTWENEKVINDPRFSVEYEIRFHPHIHEITGFFIAKLIKKG from the coding sequence TTGAAAGAAGTATATGGTGAATACTTAAATGACTTCCTAGATGCCATAAGGAAGCCGAATCCTAGATTATACGTTAGGGTGAATACCCTAAAGACCTCTGTAGAAAGTATACTGGAAAAGCTTCCACATTTTAAGTTAGACGAAGATTTCAAAGAGGCAATTTACACTGAGATAAAAGGACCAAATGAGATTAACATTCGTCAAAATAAGGTTATTGTAGATAAGAAAACTGCTGAGAGCGTTATGCTAGGTGCTAACGTTTACAAACCGGGTCTGAAGAGGGTTGTAATTAATGATCCCAAGGATAAAATGGTTACAGTTTATAGTGATCATGAGATACCAGTAGCTGAGGGTAAATACTATGGTACGAATACTGATTTGATAGTAGAGGTTACGAATTCCTTATACACTTCTCCTAAATTAGCTGATTTATCAGAGTTGAAGAATGGACTAATATACGTTCAAGGTAAGGCATCGATGTACGTTGCTCATTTACTTGATCCACAGCCTAATGAGAAAATCGTAGATATGACTGCATATGCCGGTGGGAAATTAACTCATATTTATCAGTTAGAGCCTAGAGTTAAGCTTATTGGTTTTGATCATACTGAGAAGAAGGTAGAGAAATTACGGGATTTAGTAAATAAGATGGGAATGAGAATAGAAATATACAAGGCAGATTCAAGATATCTTTACGAGGATTATAATATAAGGGATGTCGATAAAGTGATTATTGATCCCCCATGTTCAGCGTTGGGGATAAGACCTAAATTATACGATAAGAAAACTGAACAAGATATACTTAATTTCCATAAATATCAGAAGCAATTCCTAAATTCCGCTTATAAGATTTTAAAGAAAAATGGTGTGGTAATTTATTCTACTTGTACTGTAACGACATGGGAGAACGAGAAGGTTATAAATGATCCTAGATTTTCAGTAGAATACGAGATTAGATTTCATCCCCATATTCACGAAATTACCGGTTTTTTCATAGCTAAGCTAATAAAGAAAGGCTAA
- a CDS encoding DapH/DapD/GlmU-related protein, whose amino-acid sequence MPIEEYLGKTPKVSQKAYIHPTSYIIGDVEIGDLTSIWHYVVIRGDNDSIRIGKESNVQENTTIHTDYGYPVEIGDKVTIGHNAVIHGAKVSSHVIVGMGAILLNGSQVGEYSIIGAGSVVTQGTVIPPYSVAVGVPAKVIKKLRENEITIIDENAEEYLKHTRRLLKL is encoded by the coding sequence ATGCCAATAGAAGAATATTTAGGTAAAACCCCAAAGGTTTCTCAGAAAGCGTACATACATCCTACTTCTTATATCATAGGTGATGTAGAAATAGGTGATTTGACTAGTATATGGCATTATGTTGTGATTAGGGGAGATAATGATAGTATAAGAATTGGCAAGGAATCTAACGTGCAAGAGAATACTACAATCCACACAGATTATGGATATCCAGTTGAAATTGGTGATAAAGTCACAATTGGACATAACGCTGTTATTCATGGTGCTAAAGTTTCATCACACGTTATTGTGGGAATGGGGGCAATATTACTTAATGGATCTCAAGTTGGGGAATACTCAATTATTGGAGCTGGGTCTGTGGTTACTCAAGGTACTGTTATCCCTCCCTATAGCGTAGCAGTTGGAGTTCCCGCAAAGGTTATCAAGAAGTTAAGAGAAAATGAGATTACAATAATTGATGAAAATGCTGAAGAATATTTAAAGCATACAAGGAGGTTATTAAAATTATGA
- a CDS encoding radical SAM protein produces MNKDLKAIKWFIITQILKDPFNPAYATFKVTSRCNLRCTFCSPSYYSGELGEGSTERVKKIIDNLRNSSIVVLSFEGGEPTYRPDILDLLEYAHDGSFYVMLTTNGYRLKDENFLTKLADKIDFLHYSIDEYHWNVKELDNLCRFRQYGLKVNVQTVVTRYNLHKLEEKVRKVAECGYKILAMPAVDYPNSKVKLAPDPYEFYKVLYDLKRKYGSTLNNSWGFINAIIGKIPKRVVSYAITIYPNGDLPYPDDINGDIVGNVAEKPLNKILQSKKVKELQQKMLENQAKFEYLHLQTASFNSIRDLASYVSEMLKWRFTGRA; encoded by the coding sequence ATGAATAAGGATCTAAAAGCCATAAAATGGTTTATTATCACTCAAATTCTCAAGGATCCTTTTAATCCCGCATATGCAACATTCAAGGTAACATCCAGATGTAATTTGAGATGTACGTTCTGTTCTCCATCATATTACTCTGGGGAATTGGGAGAGGGAAGTACAGAAAGAGTGAAAAAGATAATAGACAATTTGAGGAATTCGTCAATAGTTGTTTTATCGTTTGAAGGTGGAGAGCCAACTTATAGGCCAGACATTTTAGATCTTTTAGAATACGCACACGATGGATCCTTTTACGTTATGCTCACAACCAATGGTTATAGGCTTAAAGATGAGAATTTCCTCACCAAATTAGCAGACAAGATAGACTTCTTGCACTACTCAATAGATGAATATCATTGGAATGTAAAGGAATTAGACAATTTATGTAGATTTAGACAATATGGTCTTAAGGTTAACGTTCAAACTGTAGTTACCAGATATAACCTCCATAAATTGGAGGAAAAAGTTAGAAAGGTCGCAGAATGTGGATACAAGATTCTTGCAATGCCAGCAGTAGATTACCCCAATTCGAAGGTAAAGTTAGCACCAGATCCGTATGAATTTTATAAAGTATTATACGATCTCAAGAGAAAGTATGGTTCCACTTTAAATAACTCGTGGGGATTCATAAATGCCATAATAGGCAAGATACCCAAAAGGGTGGTAAGTTACGCAATAACAATATATCCTAATGGTGACTTACCTTACCCAGATGATATAAATGGGGACATAGTGGGTAATGTAGCCGAAAAACCGCTAAATAAGATATTGCAATCTAAAAAAGTGAAGGAATTACAGCAGAAAATGCTAGAAAACCAAGCTAAATTTGAATACTTACATTTACAAACTGCTTCATTCAATAGCATTAGAGATTTGGCGTCATATGTTAGTGAAATGTTAAAGTGGCGTTTTACTGGAAGAGCTTGA
- the xerA gene encoding site-specific tyrosine recombinase/integron integrase: protein MKLELGSPPESGDLYNAFINALVLAGAGNGTIKLYSTAVKDFLDFINKDPRKVTSEDLNKWISNLLNREGKVKGDEVEKRRAKSVTIRYYIIAVRRFLKWLNVSVKPPIPKVRRKEVKALDESQIQKVLNTCKRTKDKLIIRLLLDTGLRANELLSVLVKDVDLENNMIRVRNTKNGEERVVFFTDETKQLLRKYMKGKKLDEKLFDITYDALYRKLKRLGNKVEIELRPHILRHTFATLSLKRGINVITLQKLLGHKDIKTTQIYTHLVLDDLRNEYLKAMSSSSSKTPL, encoded by the coding sequence GTGAAACTTGAGCTGGGTTCTCCACCAGAATCTGGAGATCTTTATAACGCTTTCATAAACGCGTTAGTTTTAGCAGGGGCCGGAAATGGAACTATTAAGCTTTACTCCACCGCAGTAAAGGACTTCTTGGACTTTATAAATAAGGATCCTAGAAAGGTTACTAGCGAAGATTTAAACAAATGGATTTCTAATCTGTTAAACAGAGAGGGTAAGGTTAAAGGAGATGAGGTGGAAAAAAGGAGAGCTAAGAGTGTTACAATTAGATATTATATAATTGCAGTGAGAAGATTCCTTAAATGGCTTAACGTTTCTGTAAAGCCACCTATTCCTAAAGTAAGGAGAAAAGAAGTTAAAGCTCTAGATGAGAGTCAAATTCAGAAAGTTCTTAACACGTGCAAGAGAACTAAGGATAAATTAATAATAAGATTATTATTAGATACTGGCTTGCGTGCAAATGAACTACTATCGGTATTAGTAAAGGATGTGGATTTGGAAAATAACATGATTAGAGTCAGGAATACTAAGAATGGTGAGGAAAGAGTAGTTTTCTTTACCGATGAGACTAAGCAACTGTTGAGAAAATACATGAAGGGAAAGAAACTTGATGAGAAGTTATTTGATATAACTTACGATGCTTTATATAGAAAGCTAAAGAGATTAGGCAATAAGGTTGAAATTGAGTTAAGACCACACATTTTAAGGCACACCTTCGCTACGTTATCACTAAAAAGGGGAATTAATGTAATAACGTTGCAAAAGCTTCTAGGACATAAGGATATAAAAACAACCCAAATTTATACACATCTAGTTTTAGACGACTTAAGGAATGAATACCTTAAGGCAATGTCAAGCTCTTCCAGTAAAACGCCACTTTAA
- a CDS encoding cation:proton antiporter domain-containing protein: MVSILLISLLYLGIMLIAAKISEEIFRRIGLVTFVGPILMGILLGNGVFGVIQINEIISFITSLGIIFLLFLAGAEEFDVENRPNANIFLAVILESIIPFSVVLVALYVVDSKDSLILVAPLAMSSAGPLSRMLMDVEISENRISNLIFQQVILIEIIFVILFAIFLRTGKILITIIEIFLVFAFTIMFGGTLAKILERIEYYFKAREIEFAFLIAIILIIGYLSELYKFNSAISAFFLGILLKNYLKDRPELLERLHAFTYGFFEPLFFLGIGLYVTELNIIIILFLLFFSLIIASKFLAGFISSRVVKIDGKINGIATSVKGGVDSSLLLTSLTLGYINEFMYSFSILAISLSALIAPLLFQMSYKARKKISESKRVKLSQEVIKLQIKPLYVTCQENLRSVISKISERGVRGIVVVNYENKPLGYVSIQTLLEIDPELYENTKACDVLLEEVPIEYDNVKIIDLLRKFRETEKPVIAIVNKEGVLVTTVYERELARFLISL; this comes from the coding sequence ATGGTATCAATACTTCTGATTTCACTATTGTATCTAGGAATAATGTTGATAGCTGCCAAGATATCTGAGGAAATATTTAGGAGAATTGGTTTAGTAACTTTTGTTGGTCCTATATTAATGGGTATTCTACTTGGAAATGGTGTATTCGGAGTTATACAGATTAATGAGATTATCTCGTTTATTACATCTCTTGGTATAATTTTTCTATTATTCTTGGCTGGAGCTGAAGAGTTCGACGTGGAAAATAGACCTAATGCTAACATATTTCTAGCAGTAATATTAGAGTCAATTATACCATTTTCGGTAGTACTAGTTGCGCTCTATGTTGTAGACTCAAAGGACTCCCTAATTCTCGTAGCTCCATTGGCGATGAGTAGTGCTGGTCCGTTATCTAGAATGTTAATGGATGTTGAAATTTCTGAAAACAGAATTTCTAACCTAATTTTCCAACAAGTGATCTTAATAGAAATAATTTTTGTAATATTATTTGCGATATTCTTGAGGACTGGTAAAATTCTGATTACAATAATTGAAATTTTCTTAGTATTCGCATTTACGATAATGTTCGGTGGAACTTTAGCCAAGATTCTAGAGAGAATAGAGTATTATTTTAAGGCTAGAGAAATAGAGTTTGCTTTCCTTATTGCAATAATTTTAATTATAGGCTATTTATCAGAATTATACAAGTTTAATTCAGCTATATCTGCCTTCTTTTTGGGTATATTGCTAAAGAATTATTTAAAAGATAGGCCCGAATTGCTGGAGAGACTTCATGCATTTACATATGGATTCTTTGAACCATTATTCTTTTTGGGCATAGGCTTATATGTTACTGAACTAAACATAATTATTATTCTTTTTTTGCTCTTTTTCTCATTAATAATCGCTTCTAAATTCCTTGCAGGTTTTATTTCATCAAGAGTTGTAAAAATTGATGGGAAGATAAATGGAATTGCAACTAGTGTAAAGGGGGGAGTAGATTCATCATTATTACTTACAAGCTTAACTTTAGGATATATAAACGAATTCATGTACTCGTTTTCGATATTAGCGATTTCACTTTCAGCATTAATAGCTCCCCTTCTTTTTCAAATGAGCTACAAAGCTAGAAAGAAAATTTCAGAGAGTAAAAGGGTAAAGCTTTCTCAAGAGGTAATTAAGCTTCAAATAAAACCACTTTACGTTACATGTCAAGAGAATTTAAGGTCTGTAATTTCAAAAATTAGTGAAAGAGGCGTTAGGGGAATAGTTGTTGTAAATTATGAAAATAAACCACTTGGTTATGTGTCAATACAGACTCTGCTTGAAATTGATCCAGAACTATATGAAAATACTAAAGCTTGTGATGTGCTACTGGAAGAAGTTCCAATAGAATATGATAACGTGAAAATTATAGATCTGCTAAGAAAATTTAGGGAGACTGAGAAGCCAGTAATAGCAATTGTAAATAAGGAAGGAGTTTTAGTCACTACAGTTTATGAAAGAGAATTAGCGAGGTTTTTAATTTCCTTGTGA